One Drosophila gunungcola strain Sukarami chromosome 2R unlocalized genomic scaffold, Dgunungcola_SK_2 000004F, whole genome shotgun sequence genomic window, GCCATATTCTGTTTTCTGTTCCCGTTCCCTTTGGCTACCTTTGGCATACTGACAACACAACCGGCGACATGctggcaatttatttttaattgaacgacaattctttatttatttcttggtcAATGATTCCCCCACCACCCAACCAAACGTTGAACCGTGTCGCCAGCACACACAATGTAAAAGTGGCAACATCTGAAGGGAGAGCATTCGCATCCCTTCGACTAGTCtaatctaatttaatttaaatttaaaagcgcCGCTGCAGTGCCGCGAATCGCATCCAACATGTAAGTCCAACTATCTGCCGTATTTCTTCAAATCGGACTCAATGCGCTCCAGCTCCATGGCAATCCGGTCGGAAAGGTAGCCTTCTGCCGAGTTTTCTGGCTCAAAGCGGAGTAGGTCCATCGCTTCCTTGGCCACCAAGCTGGCCGTCCTTAAATGGGcctaaaatagatttttatgatttaaaaagttagtgagtaaacaaatttattgccGTGTACTATAAAATACCAGTTACTCagctaaacaatttttagatTCGGGTTTTatgtggcgccatctgccgaacTACACGGTCAACACTACAAGCTAAGAGCGAACAGCTTTCATTCGCTCTCTTCCGCTCTCCCAAATATATAAGccttgttttaattataattacacCTTTcctaataacttttaaaatattggtttgattttaaacatttttggtgAGTCGTTGGATATTCAACGAATAACATACATTCAATAGCTGGCCTCTAATAATCTTAGCGTGACATGAAAAAAGCTTCTCGATTTGTGGGCTTTGGAGTGGTCTTGGTCTAATTTGACCTCAGATTTGGTTGTTATATCCCTAATGTCTGCCTTTTATAGTTTCCCAAATCTTAAAGTTCCGACGGACATGTCTTGATGGGCTCAGATATTGCTTCctgattaataaaatatacacgTTTACTACCACCTGTTACACACTTTtaaacgaatacaatatattcTATTACTAACGGATTTAAAATTTCCCTGAATATCAAAATGCTCTCATTCGATTAACCCACCACATATTCCTTTTTGTTGAGATCACTTTCGGCAAACTGCAGTTCCACCAGCTCCACCAAGGCAAGCAGATACTCGAACAGACCGATGGCATACAGCTTGGAAATGCCCGGAACCACCGCCCTGCAGACGGGCAGCAGATCGGAGCAGAGTTCGACGCGTCGAGCCAGGAGCTTCTTGCACGGCTGCTCCATGGAGTTCATCAGTGCCGCCGCCCGCAGGATGCTGGCAATGTTCTGCTTGATGTCCAGCAACATGAAGTGATTGGGATGGAGCAGTGGTCCGTACTGGGTCAGCAGGGATTCGTAGACCTGCAGCTCTCCCCGGGCCTCGACCAAGGCTGCCCCCACCTCCGCCTGTAGCTCGTGGACCTCGGCGGCGGTTAGCAGAGCTCCACAGTCCGGGCAACGCCAATCGCCCAGCCTTCCATTGGGCTCTATCTCACAAACCGAGAATCCGCCTTCGCACTCTCTGCACTTCATGCTGCTCATGTGAGTGCCCATCTCGGTGGGATCCAGACATCGCGAGCAGGAGCACTCCAATCTCCGACTCAGGCGTAGTTGGTGCTGCCTCTGGCTGGTGCCCATCAATGGATTCGTGTAGGAGTTGTAGATGATGTCGCCAGGCTGGAGGCAAACAGCCGCATATAGCTTCATGTTGAACTGCTCGTCCAGGGCCACCACCGTGTTGGGCACGCAGCTGTGCGGCAAGCTGGCTCCGCACACGAAAACTCCCTTCAGAGTATCGCCATCCCGGGCGGTCACCTCAAAGGAGTTGCTGTCGATGCGGATGCAGTGGGCGTGCAGAGTATCCGAGGTCAGTTGCTGGGCGGGAAGTACCGCCACAAGGCCACTCTCCATCAGTGGGCGCACCACCAGTTCCTCGTGCTCCTGCCACATGCCTTCTCCATCCCGGTAATCGCTTAGATTTATGGGTGTTTCCACAAGCCCTTGACAATCGCCTTTTGTCTCCGGATTGTCCAGCAGAAGGAGCAGCTTCAGCAGTCCACATATGCCATAGTTCTTCACCAGAATATCCTTGCAGATGGCTTTTCCTGCTCCGCTGGCAAAGAACTCGCACTCGAAGTCATCGTGTTGGCCGCAGTCCATGCAAAGCGGAAAAACCTGACACCTTCGGCACATTACATACGATTCCTGCAGGCATTGGGCGCACTTAAGTTGGTGGCATTCCCAGTGGGGAGCCACTAACAAGGGCCTTTCCTCCAGCAATGTGTCTCCTGGCTCAATGTTTATCGCTGCCACCAGATGCCTGcattggaatattaaaatattaataaaattaataattaaacaataaaaagaaagttCAACTCACCTGCCCAGCTTTTCATTATGAGCCTGCTGAATATTTTCGCCAAAGTCTTGCATGGATTACGTATGTGCTGCCTGGCGAGAGATGTATTCAGTTGGTTTCTGGTTAGCTACTGATTCGTTTACTCACCCCAAACGCACCGAGCAATTATAAATATACTCTGAGGAAAAAGAATTTCCCTCTTTTTCAGGAGCCCTGTCGTTTGGCTAAGTACTTTGGCTAATTGCGTGCGTGGATCGAACGAGATGCTGACTTATTTATAGACTCAGTCGTTTGGAGGAGGTGATGCCGCACTAACGCGTCTGCTTTTCGCTTAATTTTTACTTCAGGGTACAATTATATCACTCGAATTTTCAATCTCAATAACTATATGGTTTATTGTTCTCTTTATAAATGTATCAAACATTGTGTATTTAGCTGATATTTCTTTAAGTCGataatatgaatatatatatgtatttaattagttttacgAGGGGACATTGTTAGGCTTAATTCAAAGTGTGTTACGGTGTTCTTGTGGAATacatcatatatatattttaggaaAACAAATGAAGCTACATTAACAGTAGTAAAAGGCATGCTCTAAGAAAGGCTACTTGTAAAACACAGACGCCGCCAATTCAATTGGTCAAATGCGTGTAGGGgggcaaaaacagaacaaatatgtattttatacaaaaaaaaagttaaacaagtTTCCTATTCATTCCTCATCCTCAGTGCTGTTAACTCTAATGGCTTCCGGTGTCTGAACTTGGCCAATAGGTGAAGCCGTGGGTATCGGCGTGGGCGTTGGCGTCAGCGAACTGTTGGAAATGGCGTCAATGTCATCGTCAAACTCTACATCCTCAGCATGCATCAGCCTCGTAAGATCAAACGGAGTTTCCTTTTTGAGTAGAACAATGTTAGTTGACTAGAAAAggattaaaattagtttttaatccCATACCTTTACTTCATCAACTCGCTGTCTGTCATGCAGCGCACTTAGAAGTTCGCGCAGGTGTTGATTTTCCTTTCGCAATCGCTCCCTTTCCATATCGCGCTCGTTAATTTTTGGCTGttattatttaagtattatttaGAGAACTATTTTAGACTTTCAAATAAGTTATTAAACCTACCAAAAGCATGGAAATCTGCTCATTCAGTACTGTCACAATGCTGCTGAGTGCATGGCAAGGCACACTCGGCTCCAGCACACTGGCATGCTGGATGCGATTCGGCCCACAGGTGCTGCCCGATCCTCCAGCTCCAGTTGGTAGCTTTTCCGCTTCTATAGGTGATGTCTGCGTTGAGCTATCGACTCTGGATACTGTCACTTGTTCGATctgtaaaaaaatacatttattaaaataggtGTTTATAATAgatcaattttataattacgGCTCTGTCGTTGGCCACTTGTTCGTCCGCCAcaagattttgtttttcttcgtTTTCTGTTGTTTTAATCTCGCTACTCTGGCTTGGCAGCCCATCAGTTGATGCAGTTGCCGGCAGCTCATTATCAGCTATCGTCAAATCAGCCACTTCCTTGGTGCTCTCCGCCTCCGTATTGTGATTGTCTTGGCTACTTGGTTCACTTGTAGTAGGTCGTGTATCCAAAACCTGTGCTTCCTTCTCTGCCAAAGCCACAACCTCGGCCTCGATCTCTGCCTTCTCCACTGGCAGACTCTCAGGAACAACTTCCATGCTTTGGCGTTTCGTCGACTCTAGCACAACAGATGGTGAAGTTTTCGACTCAGTTTTAAATGGAGCCAGTGGCGTGGTGGGCCTCTCATGTGCCGGCTTGGAGGGTATCGCTGGCAAGCGCAGTTCGTCGATCTCACAGTACCCGTCATCGTCCTCGTGTATGGCAACTTCGTCAAGATCAAGGGTTTGTAGTTTGGGCATCAGGCGCGATGGCGGTATCTGGGCCTGGGCCTGGGCATGCTGCCTGttcggcggcggcagcggtgGCGGCGATGAGGATGATGCCGCCGACGCCAACACCTTCCTGCGCAGCTTCTCCTTCTCGTGACAGTGGCCACAGACCACAGTGGACACCGCTGAGACCTCCTGCTCGGGCGTCACGTGCATGTACTCGTTCAGCATCTTGGTCAGCGTTTGAATCTGATCGTAGGCAGCGAGGGCAATATCTGCACTGTCTTTCGGGGCCTCCGGCATCATGGCAATGTCCACAATCTGGTCGTAGTGCTCCACGGGCAAACGGAAGATATCACAAATGATTTTCTGCTTCTCCAGCAAGTCACTCCGGATGGAGGCATCCAGGCGCCGCAGCTTCTCGCCCGGCGTCAGCACGGGTTCCGCCGTGTGGGCTGGACTGATGCTGACCTGGATGGCCGTGGGTTCCACCAGGGGGCTCTGCATCAGCAGCGTGCGCGTGTTGTTCGAGTTGTTCGAGCAGACTATGCTGGCACTATCGCGCTTGGAGTGACCACCCACCATGCCGTAGGTGGAGTTCCTTTCCTCGCCACTCGATCCTGGCCTAACCGATTCGCGCGCCGACTGAGAGTGGCGCAATGTGACGTCGTTTGCCGCCTCTGATGATCCAGTTGCGGAATACTTTTGGCTGGGCTCCCCAGTGCTCCGTATGGACATGGATCGATTAACTTCATTCTGGCTCGAACGTTGTGGCTTCGGTGTGTTGACATAATCTGCATCGGATTCATTTGCCACCACATCCTTTTGCGTATTACGCAGCTGCACGCCGGTAAGGGAGCTAACATTGTTCGTAGCTGGAGCCGGCGTCACAGTGGCTATCGGTAGCATGGGTGCCAGGGGTGTGGTGGTCACCGTGGCTGTCGCCGCCATTGGCTGGGCACAATCGGTGGTCAGCTCCAGCGACTCCTTGGTGCTGGAATGCGGAATAGCAGTGAGCGCTGGGTCACTAGTACTCGTGTCATGGCTGTTCGAGGCGTTCTTCGAACGATTCTTCGACTGGCGGGCAGCAGCATCCGAGATGTGCTTAAACCATCTGCAATGgagagtatttaaaattaacttcaACCAAATGTATTCTGGATAGCTCTCTTACGTCTTGCATTCCGAGCTGCTGGGCGCACGCAGTTCCAACATTTGTGATGTCTTTGTCTTGATGAGGAAAAAGGAATTCTTGTCGGCCGCCTCTTGGCGCACCAAAGTCTCGGCATCGATGCTCATAATGGGACTAACAGGCTTATTGGTCAACCCCGCCGGGTTGTGCAGGTTCTTTAGATAGTATTTATCTTCCTAACAAGACAGAAATTCGAAAAGgaaattaaacatttagtTGTATTGTGCCATGGAATGTGAACTTGCCTGCTTGGTCAGCAATACGATCATGTTTTCAAACAACAAGCCGTGCAGCTGGACGCTAGGATTCTTCTTGATCGTCAGGTTTCCGTCATGGATCAGGTGATGCTGGGTCAGGTCCAACTTCTTAAACTCCTCCTTGTCATAGGAGGATCTGTCTAGTTTGCGCTGAATGTTTTGCAATCTATTCAATTTGGGTGAAATAAGTAAATTGacatagaaatatatatatattttgttgtactACATACTTGTGAGCATCCTCGGCTGTTTTCACGGCATGGTTGACCTCGACGAGAATCCTTTTCGAGGATTCCACGGCTCGCTGGATGGCCTCCGCCTCGGTGGTGTTCTCCGGCAGCAATCGCACCGTCACCTTGTACAGGTTTTCAAACAGCAAAGGGTACTTGGTGAGACGCTGCAGCACAGTGGGCAACAAGTCCTTCAGTTCGAGCCGTCGACATGCCTTGTGCGACTCCGACTTCCTCAACAGCTTCTGCAGCGGCTCATCCTTGTTGCGCTTCTCCTTCAGGGCCTCcagggcgatttgctggcgggcACAGAACTGCGCAGCATACTCGCAGAGCACAACTCCGGACTGGCCGTCGAACATGTCGGCTAGCAGGTCTCCCAAGGTTTCCACAATGTGGTTTTGCTCGATGCGTCGCTGCTTCAGACGCTGCTCGAAGGCGCCGTGAATCTCACGAAGCGAGAGCAGTGCGGGCGggaacagcaacagcagatgATCCTGCGACAGCAGTCCACTCTCGTAGAGTGGCAGGAAGAACAGACGATCCAGCAGTTTGAGGGTGCGCACATGGTTGCGTTCAGTTTGGTagatttcttcaaaaaaatataacaaaatatagtAGAATGTCTTAATCAAAGGAAATGTTAACTCACCATTGATAATCTCCTGACGCTTCTTTTCGGCATCCGTCAAAGCTGCCAGCATCTCGGCGGCCACCATGGAACTCCAGTCGGCCTCGTTGACATCGTCCTCGTCGTCGCTCTCCAGGTTCCATTGCCTGGCCAACGGATGGCCGGCATTCCAGAAGCTTGAGTTGCTGGCCGTACTACCTCCTGCAcctgctccagctcctgcCAAACCCGCCTGAAAGGAATCCTGCTGGCAGTACAGCTGGGCATGCTGCTGGATAAGCTGGTGTGGATGCTGGCTGTGGTTCAGCCCAATCGGCGGTACCTGGACGCCACCGGCAGCACCAGTGGCAGCAAAGTGCTCCATCGAAGTGCTGGGACTCTCGCTGCCTCCAGCTGAAGAGAGACTAGAATTGGAACTGGCCACATAGTTGGCATTCGCCAAACCCAAGTCCAGTTGCTCATCGCTGAAAGACACAAATCGAAATCATAATTAGAACGAATTTGCAGTAATGCAATGGGAAAGATTGCGGAGATAAGATTACTgcaatgtttatatttattaattaatcacaCATTATCAATCGCAAGCTATGCATTTCGTCAAGGAGCTTACAGagattttaaatacaagccCTCACTATTAATATAACACTCATttagttaaacaaaatttaaagaactttaatcttgattttctgtttttttttgttaaagccctttaaattaattggaaggcccttaaattaattaattaaaggcCCTTATATAATACACAAATCATAAAAACAGTATTTTTCAGTTCTTCGAACTGCACTAGAGAATAATTTCGATTAAAAAAATGACTTAAACTTAAGCTTTGAGCATTCACAAATGAGCAAACGTATTAAacgtattttatttacttgaaaCTGTTGAAATTAAGagttgttttaaaacttttactGCGATTAAAACGAATATTTCTTTCCATTATCTCGCCTGGGATtgattaatttgtaaaatttgaaGTTGTTTCCTCCTCTGCCCGAGTGATGAGTCAATTCGAACGCGTGAAGTGCCACTAAAAAGGCCACCGAGCTGGCAGGTGTTGGTAGGAAAATATGTCGGAACCAGTGGCTCGAACAGTTTGTCAACAGGAAGCAGAGAAACGGCGATATAGCTGGAAGCCAGGACGCGACCTGGCATTGACTACTAGCATGACCGGGAGAGGACTGGCCGGGACTGGACTGGTGTGTCctacatccacatccacatcgcAGTGCCGACTGCGGGGCGGACAGACAGAATATAATCGATGTCAATGCCGGCGTCTAATCAACTATCCCATATCCCATCCACATCCCATGACACATATACGTATGCTGTAATGGTCACCGTAAACATTGgaagtggtggtggtgggcaGTGAGAATGGCTAGTCGAAGGCTAGATACCCTGGGGCGATTCCATTTAGAAGGTATTAATGCAGTGTCTGCTAATCATAGCCTTGCCAACTCAAATatggtttaattaaaaactcaaaCTTAAGCGAATCTCTTCAAATAAACATGCAATGGAAAGTTTGTGTGGAAAGTTTGCTCACTGACAGACAGCATATATATTGCGACGCAATTCACATTAATTAGTAGAATTAATATCCGGCTGCTACTTGGCCACCGCTCCAAAGAGTAGGAAAATGCTTTAGCCGAGAGGATTTAGGGAGTGGCCCGCCTGGGCAAAGGCCAAAGGAGTGGAAGAATTTATTCGGTAAGATGAGACGGCCAAGGAGGACAAGAAATAAAGACAGTaggtcagtcagtcagtcagcaCTTCTccttctttcttttcttttcttttctttccttttcttttcttttcttttcgtttattttcttCGGTAGTAAAGACAGTGAAATCGATTCCAAAGGACACAAACTTACTTGGGACGCGACGACAAACTTGGATCAGAGGTCTTGCGGCGACTGTTGCGGTTCCTCTTGTTGGACAAGCGCTCCTTGTAGGATTCGGAGCGATTAACAGAGACTGGCGCGCTTTTATGCTTCGGATGATGCTGACTGTAACTGAGGGAGAACATTATTTTACTGTCCATAAAACGCTTCTACCATTACTTACCGCTCCCTACGTGCATCCTTCTCCACTGCATCCGGTGCATTCAGCTCGGTAAACGCACTCAGGCCGGCGGATACGGATCCACTGCTCGACGGAGCCGTAGAGGCCACACTCGTGGACAGATCCATGTTGCATCCGGCTGCACCACCGGGGTTAATACTGTCGTTGGCACAGCTGCCGTGAAACGAACTCTGCAGGTCGGTGGTGTTCAGCGCCGAAGTGTTGCAGGATGTATTTCCATTCGAGCGTATCGATATGTTCGCATCCGGCCGACGATCCGAAGGTTGGCGCACTATCGACGGCTGTCCGCGATCTAAAATCGAGCAGATATTTATAATAGGTAAGGGTATAGTCAGTGTGCCATTAAATCAACGTACCTGCAGTCAACTCAACGTCCACATCCTCATCTGGGCGACTGCGTTTCTCATCTTAAAgggaaaataatatatatttgtctaTACAAATACCTAGTCAATGTGACTTACTTCCAGTAATGTCGCTGGTGCGTGGTCGAATTTTTCCCATGAATTTACTGATTTTATCGTTGTGGGCTAGACGTTTCGCCTGGGGCAATGGACCGGGACAACTCTCGTCAACTACTTTCGAGCATTGGCGGTGTATATTCAATTTACAGTCTGCCACAGAGAAACCAATGGaattgtatttgattttaaaaagcaaCTTTAAGAGAGGCGCGCTCACCTGTACAATGATAACCTTGCGGACTCACACCCCAGATAATCGTCTGACAATGATTGCAGTGCGTCACTTCATAGTATTGACGCAATACCAATGGATGACCACGAACATTCATCTGCAGGGTGATAGATTTGTAACTCAAGAGTTCGATGTAGAAGAAATGTTGCATTCTATAAAGCTCACCTTGCGATTTTTGCCCATAATACGTGACTTGAAGCTCTTGTCTCTGCTTACAAAGTGGTGGACCCGCTCGACAATGCTGCTCGGCGGCGGACGAGTGTTGAAAATTCGATAGATGACTGTGGAAAGGGCCGAGCACAAGGCCACCTTACGCACATCCTCCGGCGGCGAACCATTCTCATCCTCACTAGATGGGCAAAAACTGTTAGGTAAGTGAAAACCATGGCAACGAAAGCACTCACATCAGCGCATGCAGATTGGGCATCAAGTACTTGTCGATGATTTGCTCCTTCAACTTGTCTGTCTTCGCCTCGGCCAGCTTCTCGTCCGTGGGTCCGTAGATGGTGCCCAGGCCAGCGGTGCGCTTCTGCTGGAACTCGCGCAGCTGCTCGGTGATCAAATCCTTGGCCCGCTTGCGGCTGCGCAAGAAGACGGTGCGCAGGATCTCCACCTTGTCGAACTCCAGTTGCAGCACGTTGTCCACCTCGCGGGCCAGCGACTCATCCTGGCGATACCACGACAGGGGAGCACGTGGCACCAGGAATGTCGAGTGGATCTCGTAGGCCCACTTGCGCATGTCCTTGGAGGTGCCCTCCTTGTACAGCTCGGTGATCAGGTAGAAAAGAAGTGGCGCGGGATCCGAGTTCGAGATCACATAGTTCAGGAAGATGGCTAGGAAGGTGACGTTCTCGGCCTCCAACAAACGCGTCAGATTGTTGAACGGTCCGTTCTCGTCGATGAAGGGCTCCTCCATGTCCGAAGAGTTCTCGTCCTCCATCGAAATGATCTCCCTTTGCGTGTCGTTCGACTGGGCCGCCTGTATGTGGCCGGAATGTAGGGACGTCGGGATGGGCGAAGAGGCTCCTGCCATCGGTGTAAACTGATGCGACTCGATAAAGACTCCTGCTGTAGCTCCGCGACAGTTCTCGTTGGGATCCTCCAGCACAGTCATGTGCGAGCTGGATAAATACGGCGGAGGCGGTGTTCCGGGCGGAGAGACCTCGCCATCTTTCTCCACAATCTCCCACGAGCCCGAAGTAGTTTTTGTCAAGCGATCTGTAAATGATttagtattataatttttttggcttttggaaATAGCAATTAATAACAGTGTGGAACAATAATaagttttgtatattttggtggGGCGAActaaaaaagataaatatgtttttaaaatcagtatATTGAAgagtgattttaaaaaaactattaacagttttcttttttattgataaactaaaatattacattttttgtttaatccatgttgttaaaaaaaagtttatctGAGACTTAAAGTTATCTTTTTGAGCACTTTACATTGTTTCACTATCATTATTTTGACCAAAGCTGTATTAATTTTCTTACCCGGATGTCGTGGATGCATATTGTCTGGTGAAGAGCCAACTCGGCGATGCTTGTTTTTTACCAAATTCGGTGTCTGTCCCAAGGCCTGAGAATTTGAAAGAGTTGATAAATTATTAAGTTTGCAGTGGTCAAGGTTCTTTGACATAATTCAAACCGAAgtcgtaaataaataacaaataattataatttgaccTGC contains:
- the LOC128254334 gene encoding SET domain-containing protein SmydA-8, with the translated sequence MQDFGENIQQAHNEKLGRHLVAAINIEPGDTLLEERPLLVAPHWECHQLKCAQCLQESYVMCRRCQVFPLCMDCGQHDDFECEFFASGAGKAICKDILVKNYGICGLLKLLLLLDNPETKGDCQGLVETPINLSDYRDGEGMWQEHEELVVRPLMESGLVAVLPAQQLTSDTLHAHCIRIDSNSFEVTARDGDTLKGVFVCGASLPHSCVPNTVVALDEQFNMKLYAAVCLQPGDIIYNSYTNPLMGTSQRQHQLRLSRRLECSCSRCLDPTEMGTHMSSMKCRECEGGFSVCEIEPNGRLGDWRCPDCGALLTAAEVHELQAEVGAALVEARGELQVYESLLTQYGPLLHPNHFMLLDIKQNIASILRAAALMNSMEQPCKKLLARRVELCSDLLPVCRAVVPGISKLYAIGLFEYLLALVELVELQFAESDLNKKEYVAHLRTASLVAKEAMDLLRFEPENSAEGYLSDRIAMELERIESDLKKYGR